The Triticum urartu cultivar G1812 chromosome 6, Tu2.1, whole genome shotgun sequence genome includes the window ATCCTACCAAATAGCTCCTCTGCTTCAACCATCCTCCTAATCTTACACAGCCCATTGATAACTGTGTTAACTGTAACCACGTTTCTTCCCAAACCCCTTGCTAAGGTTTCCTTCCAAAGGTTCAAGGCCTTCTCGGTTTTACCTGCTTTGAAGAAACCATCCAGCAGTGTGCTACAGCTAATTTCATTAGGCACTACTCCTCTCTTCAACATCAAGAACCACAATTTGAGTGCATCATCAATAGCACCACGTGAGCAAAAACCATTCAATAGCGTGTTATATGTTAGTGTTGTTCCTGCGAACCCATTCCTTACCATCATATCACAGGTTGCAAATGCCTTGTTCATGGAACCATTTCTGCAATACCCATCTACTAGAGTATTGTAACTGTATTTATCCAGACTCACCCCTCTGTcctccatctcctgtaaaagttTCTCTACTTCAAACATCCTCCCCAACTTGCAATATCCATTGATCAGTGTGTTGTACACAAACAAATTAACCTGCAGTCCGACATCAATCATCTCAGCTCTTACCCTGTTGGCATCTTCCATTCTTCCCCTTTGGCAATAGCCATTGATCACCGCACCATAGGCTACCTCGTCAACCACAATCTTCTCATTTTCTTTCATTTCCCTTACCACCctctcagcctcctccaccctcCCCTCCTTACAGTAACCCTTTACAAGTAAGGTATATGTCACAACATTCGGTGACAGACCCTTACTCTCCAGTGATAGCAAAATCCTTCTCGCAGCCTCGGCCTGTCCTACTCCACAATACCCATCCATAACCGCATGATATGCCACAAGGTTCACCTCCACACCCATCCTCTCCGTGTCCTGCACGAAATCCACTGCTTGTGCCACCCTCCCATCCCTGCAGTACGCCTTTGCCATGATGGCCACCGTGAACTCGTCCGGCAGTGTACCATCACACCGCATCTGCTCAAACACAGCCACCGCGGTGCCCACATCCCCAGCCTGTACAAGCTGGTTGAGCAGGCGGTTGCAGGACCGCAGGGTGCGGCGGCACCCGAACTTCCCCATTTCATCGAACACGTGGAGGGCGTCGGTAAGCTGGCCAGCGTCTGCATGGGCTCGGAGGAGCAGGTCGaaggaggcggcggagaaggaGAAGTCTTTGTACACCTCGGCGAGGTGGGGGAAGAGGGATGGGGCTGCGGAGCTGGAGCGGGCGGAGAGGAGCGAGGCGACGAGGGCGCGCGCGGCGGGCAGGCGGCGGGCGTGGGCGAGGATGTGaaggagctgggcgtgggcgaGGAGGGAGGGGCGGTACGGAGCAAGGCGGAAGAGGTGGAGGGCGGCGTCCGGGTCGAGGCGgacgcggcggagggcggcgtGGAGGAGGGCGTGTGTGAgcggggaggaggagaggaggcggGAGACGGCGGGGAagcggtggaggaggaggaggcgagtgAGACGGCCCAGTAGAGTTGGGTCGGTCGCGGCGCCGACCTCGCCGTCGGCTTGGGGCGGAGCGGAGGAGTGgatggggcggcggcggcggagggggGAGGAAACAGGTCGGAGTAAGTGGCATCTCTGGAGCATGTATTGGTCGTAGAGGTATGTGGTGGTCttgctgcggcggcggggcggtaAATGGGAAGGCGGAAGCGGTGGGTGGCGGCCGGCGGGGCGGTAAGTGGGAAGGTGGCGGCCGGCGAGTCGGGTGGTCGGAGAAGAACGGGAGACAGGACGAGAGGGGTGGGCTAGTGAACTGAAGTGGGGTTTGGGGTAGGTCACCGAAGTGAGGCCCAACCTAGCCCAGCCCGTTATAAATTCAATAAGGCCGGCTCGCTAACCAGACGAAACTCGATACTGTACATCGAAGTCTCTTAGAGCCAGCCAGGAGCATTCCCCTAAAAAAAACTGTTGAGGAGTGCTCCTTCGAGAGCCTCCCCAACAATCATATGGGATGGGGTGAAAGCGCGCCACGGCCGCCGCCACGTATCGCGCTCTAGAcgctttttttaaaaaaaattatttttcTGCACGTATTTTTGGTTTTTTAGATGATTTTTTCGCCTTTCAgtttttcacttttcttttttaGCTTTTCACAAAAAATCAGGAAAAAATTGAAAGAAAAAACGCATTTTTTTCATGAGAGGTATGGTTTTGCTTCCACAAGAGGTATAGATTTGTTTCCGCGAGAGACACGGTTTTTCTTTCGTTAGcggcacggttttgcttccgcgagggACATGACCGTGCTTTTCGAAAATGAAAAAATAcgcattttctttttttttctttcgtgagaggcacggttttgcttccatgAGAGGCACGGGCATATCTCTCAGAAacgaaaaaatgtgtttttttttCGAGAGAGAGGTACGGTTTTACTTCCGCGAGAAGCACaattttgcttccacgagaggcatggttgtgccTCTCGCAAACagaaaaaatgtgttttttttttgctttcgtgagagggacggttttgcttccacgagagggacggccgtgcctctcacagaagcaaaaccgtgcctctcatGAAAGAAAAAACATGCTTCCGGTTCAGTTTTTTAGTCTggttttttctaaaaaaaatcaaaacctatcaacatgggatctag containing:
- the LOC125515874 gene encoding putative pentatricopeptide repeat-containing protein At1g19290; amino-acid sequence: MLQRCHLLRPVSSPLRRRRPIHSSAPPQADGEVGAATDPTLLGRLTRLLLLHRFPAVSRLLSSSPLTHALLHAALRRVRLDPDAALHLFRLAPYRPSLLAHAQLLHILAHARRLPAARALVASLLSARSSSAAPSLFPHLAEVYKDFSFSAASFDLLLRAHADAGQLTDALHVFDEMGKFGCRRTLRSCNRLLNQLVQAGDVGTAVAVFEQMRCDGTLPDEFTVAIMAKAYCRDGRVAQAVDFVQDTERMGVEVNLVAYHAVMDGYCGVGQAEAARRILLSLESKGLSPNVVTYTLLVKGYCKEGRVEEAERVVREMKENEKIVVDEVAYGAVINGYCQRGRMEDANRVRAEMIDVGLQVNLFVYNTLINGYCKLGRMFEVEKLLQEMEDRGVSLDKYSYNTLVDGYCRNGSMNKAFATCDMMVRNGFAGTTLTYNTLLNGFCSRGAIDDALKLWFLMLKRGVVPNEISCSTLLDGFFKAGKTEKALNLWKETLARGLGRNVVTVNTVINGLCKIRRMVEAEELFGRMKEWRCPADSLTYRTLIDGYCKIGNLDRATQIRVDMEHLGFAPSVEMFNSFITGFFVARQSGKVNDIVVEMTAKGLSPNTVTYGALIAGWCKEGNLHDAYNLYFEMVEKGLTPNLFICSALVSCFYRQGKVDEANLVLQQLVDTDMIPDCSASTVDIGKVAHVIESLAGGNDQSAKIMWNIVIFGLCKLGRVSDARNLFEDLKVKGFVPDNYTYSSLIHGCSASGFIDVAFGLRDAMLGVGLTPNIVTYNSLIYGLCKSGNVPRAVSLFNKLHSKGMSPTAITYNILIDGHCKDGNTTEAFKLKQKMIEHGIQPTVFTYSILIHGLCTQGYMEEAIKLLDQMIENNVDPNYVTYWTLIQGYVRCGNMKEISKLYNEMHIRGLLPEANFTGHVKHADPVVICKQPECKYSQC